In Taeniopygia guttata chromosome 2, bTaeGut7.mat, whole genome shotgun sequence, one genomic interval encodes:
- the LOC105760494 gene encoding feather beta keratin-like has protein sequence MACNTLCQPCGPTPLANSCNEPCALQCQDSRVIINPSPVLVTLPGPIMTSFPQNTAVGSTSSAAVGTELSVQGQPISGGFGGFGYGLGYGRGFGYGCGFGYGQGYGYGLGCYGRRGRYNC, from the coding sequence ATGGCCTGCAAcaccctctgccagccctgcggacccaccccgctggccaacagctgcaacgagccctgtgccctgcaatgcCAGGATTCCCGCGTCATCATCaacccttcccctgtgctggtcaccctgccaggacccatcatgacctccttcccccagaacACCGCCGTCGGATCCACCTCCTCGGCTGCCGTGGGCACTGAGCTCagtgtgcagggacagcccatctCTGGTGGATTTGGTGGCTTTGGCTACGGCCTTGGCTACGGCCGTGGCTTTGGCTATGGCTGTGGATTTGGCTACGGGCAGGGCTATGGCTATGGCCTGGGCTGCTACGGCAGAAGGGGCCGCTACAACTGCTGA